The genomic DNA GCCCGGCCCCAGCGGCGGTGGCCAGTGTCGGAGGGCCAGTATGGGCGGACGGTGGACGGCTTGGATGCTGGCTCTTCGCTGTCAGCGAGGTGGCGTTCTTCGGGGCTCTGGTATTATCCAGAGAAGTCGAGCGGCTGCCCGGCGGCCTTTGCGTCGCTGCAGGTCCGCACCTGATCAAGTACCCGAAGAGTGATTCCATGAGCTCCATCACCGTGACTTTTCCCGAAACCGCAACGCTGCCGGCGGAGCTGCGCGACGATCCGGAGCGTGCGCGCTACTTGATCGTCGGAGGCCTCTACCAGCAGGGGCGGATCTCTCGCCGGGAGGCCGCGGCGCTAACCGGTGATGCAGAGACCGAGTTTGTCGCCAAGCTGGAGCGGTACGGTTTTCAAGCTTCGGGGAGGGCTGGTACCCAGGCAACCTCCTCCGGCAAGCCAAAGACTCGCTGGCAAGCCCTTGCCGAGCGCCTGGATCAGGAAGGCTTTCTCGATGGTCGCTCGGAGGAGGCGGAAGATCTCCTGGCAGAGTGCCGGTTGACCTTCTGACCTCTGCTCATGGCTCTCTACCTGCTCGACGGCAACATCCTGACAGCGCTGGAAGATCGCACCCGGCCGTATTTTCAGGTGGTGCGGCAACGGCTGACCGCCCTCGACGCAGCCGACCGGGTGGCGATTTCGGTGGTCTCGGCCTACGAGTACCAGCACGGAATTGCCAAAGCCCAAGGGGATCTGCAGGACGCCCTCCGTCGAACCTGGACGACCTTCCTCGAGGTGTTTGAGATTCTGCCCCTTTCCCTCAACGGGGCACAGCTCTACGGCGAGTTGCGTGCGCGGTATGAACGGGAAGTCGGTGCTAGCGCCAAGGCGGTGAGCCGCCACACCTCGGATTTCCTGCTCGCCGCCACAGCCCTCGAAACCGCCGCGATTCTTGTCAGCGGAGATCACCTCTTCACCACGCTTCGGAAGTTGGAGCCACAGCTGCAGGTGGAGAATTGGCGCAGCGCTGACGGCTAGCAGAGAGAAAATCAACGGCTGCATCGTCCGTCGCCGGAATCCACCTCGTCACCTCGGCACCTCGTTCCCACGGTCCACCGTGGGAACCACCCCGCTCCCGAGCACGTTGCCGCCCAGGCCCCGCTCCAGCGGGGCGCGCCAATCCTAAAGAGCAGACTCCGGAGGCCGGATTCATCCGGCGGCCCCTTCTCAGGCCTTCGTCATGCCCGCGGACACGGGCATCCACGCGGTGCCGGACTGTGAGAGTTGCAGCCTCGCCGAAGCTGCTTCCGGTGGGCTGGCGCCCGCTCAGCCCATCTTGGCCTCTCGCACTGAAAGATTCATCGCTTGCAACCTCGGCGAAGGAACTCCATACCTTGAGTCGCGATGCCCATCTTGGCCTTTCGCACTGCAAGCTTCGGTGGCCAACTCCGACGCACGACGTACTGGTCACAGAGTCGCGATGCCCATCTTGGCCTTTTGCTCTGCGAACTCGACGTGAAGAACATCACACTCTGCACGGGCTCTCGGTCGCAATGCCCAGATTGGCCTTTCGCACTGCAAGAGAGTGGAGCTACGACGAGAAGCGCGGGGGCTATGAGTCGCAATGCCCAGATTGGCCTTTCGCGCTGCAAGCTGTCACCACGGACACTCAGCCCTCGGAGATAGAAACCGTCAGTCGCAATACCCAGATTGGCCTTTCGCACTGCAAGTGAACGACGTCTATGGGCGCCTCACCGGTGACATCATCGTGTCGCCATGCCCAGATTGGCCTTTCGCACTGCAAGCGCAAGATATCTCTTGTGCTAGCACTCATCGCCATTTTGGTCGCAATGCCCAGATTGGCCTTTCGCACTGCAAGGCGGTTCAAAGTGACTGTTGAGCCTCTCGATGGACCTTCGTCGCGATGCCCATCTTGGCCTTTCGCACTCTAAGTCGGCCCCATACGGGATTTCCGAGAATTCAAGCAGAAGTCGCGATGCCCATCTTGGCCTTTCGCACTGCAAGCGACACGTGGCTGTGCAGTTACGGGGAGGCCCACAGAAGTCGCGATGCCCATCTTGGCCTTTCGCACTGCAGGTCTTCGCCTTCGGCATCTTTGGGATGTCAACCGTCTAGAAGTCGCAATGCCCATCTTGGCCTTTCGCACTGCAGGATTCGCCGCGTACCCGTGAGGAT from Acidobacteriota bacterium includes the following:
- a CDS encoding type II toxin-antitoxin system VapC family toxin, whose amino-acid sequence is MALYLLDGNILTALEDRTRPYFQVVRQRLTALDAADRVAISVVSAYEYQHGIAKAQGDLQDALRRTWTTFLEVFEILPLSLNGAQLYGELRARYEREVGASAKAVSRHTSDFLLAATALETAAILVSGDHLFTTLRKLEPQLQVENWRSADG